Proteins encoded in a region of the Planococcus citri chromosome 1, ihPlaCitr1.1, whole genome shotgun sequence genome:
- the Lsm11 gene encoding U7 snRNA-associated Sm-like protein LSm11 encodes MSEKRDQDELDLTSPNFNPLKALENPDKVRIPCPSAPVFDNISSFIETPEGIFPKPKRESKVAKPKDPSLKAGSSKDQQSNNESEDTKDIRLLRDCKNVLTRMERTVKGPLTFLKKCMDEKLRVKVYTRGAVQVRGFCVGFIVAFDKHMNLVLKDVFETWTRKRKRKLLFLDAVSETESATEEFKDLNILSTRSEQSEKHNQRKKLNESKPKVVVRKRLKRKEICERHIDQILIRGEQIVIVTLDTNPNYQIFENEMKS; translated from the exons ATGTCTGAAAAAAGGGACCAAGACGAGCTGGACCTCACTTCGCCAAATTTTAATCCTttgaaagctttagaaaatccAGATAAAGTTAGAATCCCCTGTCCATCGGCTCCTGTATTCGATAATATATCATCTTTCATAGAAACTCCCGAAGGAATTTTTCCGAAACCGAAAAGGGAATCTAAA GTAGCAAAACCGAAAGATCCATCATTAAAAGCTGGATCAAGTAAAGATCAACAATCGAATAATGAGTCAGAAGATACTAAAG atataaGACTGCTAAGAGATTGCAAAAATGTTCTCACAAGAATGGAACGAACAGTGAAGGGACCACTAACATTCCTTAAGAAATGTATGGATGAAAAATTACGTGTAAAA GTATATACCAGAGGAGCAGTTCAAGTACGAGGATTTTGTGTTGGTTTTATAGTCGCTTTCGATAAACATATGAATTTAGTACTAAAGGATGTATTTGAAACTTGgacgagaaaaagaaaaagaaaactacTATTTTTAG ATGCTGTTTCGGAAACAGAAAGTGCTACCGAAGAGTTCAaagatttaaatattttatcaacAAGGTCTGAACAAAGTGAGAAGCACAATcagcgtaaaaaattgaacgaaagtAAACCTAAAGTTGTAGTTCGAAAGAGATTAAAACGTAAAGAAATTTGTGAACGACATATTGATCAGATACTTATAAGAGGAGAACAAATTGTTATCGTGACATTGGATACGAATCCCaattaccaaatttttgaaaatgaaatgaaatcataa